One stretch of Pedobacter riviphilus DNA includes these proteins:
- a CDS encoding alpha/beta hydrolase-fold protein yields the protein MKAISLRQVVLTLGCLMATLNVFGQTKSIYLWDGEAPGAIVDANYKLQVDSANSWMSFVSKPLLDVYPAPRETANGTAVIICPGGSYAGLAIAHEGKEVAKWLNSLGITAFVLKYRLPNNAIMTDKAIGPLMDGQQAVRLVRRNAKEWGINPARIGIMGFSAGGHLGASISTHFKDKVSSANDTTSVKPNFSILIYPVISMQENITHKGSKVNLLGENPAAERVTYFSNELQVNGETPPAFLVHSIDDKAVPVQNSVAYALAMEKNNVPCELHIYQTGGHGYGLAHSKNTESLWLEACRKWMEVRGYIKGQEAEKAVFDRTIKLAPDDKPAFNDPPVGFRNKRDNIPHGNVSPVQYTSKALGQLREMLVYTPPGYSRAKRYPVIYLLHGLNSGNGQWPYWINANTIIDNLISEGKIKPMIIVFPNCNTNVTVNNPKPDEQEERKGGYKGYGLSFQNDLLQEIIPFIESHYSVYTDRGHRALAGLSMGGGQSLNIGLSHINTFAYVGGFSSAPNTNQFGGLSDAKLLPDPLAAKHKLKVLWLACGTKDGLFNVSQRVHQYLKQQGVPHVWHVDSNAHDDIEWANNLYLFAQHLFK from the coding sequence ATGAAAGCTATAAGTTTAAGACAAGTCGTACTGACTTTGGGCTGTTTGATGGCCACCCTTAATGTTTTTGGTCAAACTAAGTCAATCTACCTTTGGGATGGAGAAGCTCCCGGTGCAATTGTTGATGCCAACTACAAGCTGCAGGTAGATTCGGCCAACAGCTGGATGAGTTTTGTCTCAAAACCCTTGCTTGACGTTTATCCTGCTCCGCGCGAAACAGCTAACGGAACAGCAGTAATTATATGTCCGGGAGGCAGCTATGCAGGACTGGCCATTGCCCATGAGGGAAAGGAAGTGGCTAAATGGTTAAACAGCCTCGGAATAACGGCTTTCGTATTAAAATACCGGTTGCCGAACAATGCGATTATGACTGATAAAGCAATCGGCCCTTTAATGGATGGACAACAAGCTGTGCGCCTGGTGAGGCGTAACGCTAAAGAGTGGGGAATCAATCCCGCGAGAATCGGTATAATGGGATTTTCAGCAGGTGGGCATCTCGGCGCTTCGATATCTACTCATTTTAAGGACAAGGTATCATCTGCTAATGATACCACCAGCGTAAAGCCAAACTTCTCGATATTGATTTATCCGGTAATATCTATGCAGGAAAATATTACCCATAAAGGTTCAAAAGTAAATTTATTGGGCGAAAATCCAGCTGCAGAAAGGGTGACCTATTTTTCAAATGAACTGCAGGTAAATGGCGAAACACCACCTGCGTTTTTGGTTCACTCTATAGATGATAAGGCGGTTCCGGTACAGAACAGTGTGGCGTATGCACTCGCTATGGAGAAAAACAATGTTCCCTGCGAACTGCATATCTATCAGACAGGCGGGCATGGTTATGGACTTGCTCATTCTAAAAATACCGAATCATTATGGCTTGAAGCTTGCCGGAAATGGATGGAGGTGAGGGGATATATTAAGGGGCAGGAAGCAGAAAAAGCCGTTTTTGATAGGACTATAAAACTAGCTCCGGATGATAAACCTGCATTTAACGATCCACCAGTAGGTTTTAGAAATAAGCGCGACAACATACCACATGGCAACGTCAGTCCAGTTCAATACACTTCCAAAGCACTGGGGCAATTACGCGAAATGTTGGTTTATACTCCTCCCGGCTATTCGCGCGCTAAGCGTTACCCGGTAATTTACCTGTTGCACGGACTTAATTCAGGTAACGGCCAATGGCCATACTGGATTAATGCCAATACAATTATCGATAACCTGATAAGTGAGGGTAAAATTAAGCCCATGATAATTGTTTTTCCAAACTGCAATACCAACGTAACGGTAAATAACCCAAAACCAGATGAGCAAGAGGAACGAAAAGGTGGTTACAAAGGCTACGGGTTATCTTTCCAGAATGATTTGCTCCAAGAAATCATTCCTTTTATTGAATCTCATTATTCGGTTTATACTGACCGCGGGCATCGTGCACTTGCAGGCCTGTCAATGGGCGGTGGTCAATCACTCAACATAGGGCTCTCACACATCAATACTTTTGCCTATGTGGGTGGTTTCTCTTCTGCACCCAATACCAATCAGTTCGGCGGTCTTTCTGATGCTAAACTCTTACCCGATCCATTGGCTGCAAAGCATAAGCTAAAAGTTTTATGGCTGGCCTGTGGTACCAAAGATGGCCTGTTTAATGTTAGCCAGCGTGTACACCAATACTTAAAACAACAAGGGGTACCGCATGTATGGCATGTAGATTCGAATGCACACGATGATATAGAGTGGGCCAACAACCTGTATCTTTTTGCCCAGCATCTCTTTAAATAA
- a CDS encoding ligand-binding sensor domain-containing protein, which translates to MFRFLALICALVWCNLLYAQDDRYRFSRIDITNGLSDNQTNAIYKDHKGFMWFGTMSGLSRFDGHDFKIFRHNSKDSSSLPNGYVIGIFEGPEQELWVKSNEGFSIYDHTTEKFERFQQKHAKKYKIPNGYLKDVKTDGRGKLYFNIQNQGIYCYDLKTRSTKAFILKGS; encoded by the coding sequence ATGTTTCGGTTTTTAGCCCTGATCTGTGCGCTGGTCTGGTGTAATTTGCTTTATGCCCAGGATGATCGCTATCGGTTTTCCCGTATTGATATCACCAATGGTTTATCGGATAACCAAACAAATGCAATATATAAAGACCATAAGGGATTTATGTGGTTTGGAACCATGTCTGGACTGAGTAGGTTTGACGGGCATGATTTTAAGATTTTCAGGCACAATTCAAAAGACAGTTCTAGTCTGCCAAATGGTTATGTGATTGGCATTTTTGAAGGGCCAGAGCAGGAGTTGTGGGTTAAATCAAACGAAGGTTTCAGTATTTATGATCATACCACAGAAAAGTTTGAACGCTTTCAGCAGAAACATGCTAAAAAATATAAAATTCCCAACGGATACCTCAAAGATGTAAAAACAGATGGCCGGGGAAAGTTATATTTTAACATTCAAAACCAGGGTATTTATTGTTACGATTTGAAAACTCGCTCAACTAAAGCTTTTATCCTAAAGGGGAGCTGA
- a CDS encoding glycoside hydrolase family 43 protein yields the protein MKRIITLLIIVLGCYHSADAQGYKNPVISGFHPDPSVCRVGDDYYLVTSSFEYFPGVPVFHSKDLINWTKIGHCLTRPSQLKLAKCAPSAGIYAPTIRYHEGRFYMVTTNVSGGGNFYVHTDNPAGEWSEPVFVEQGGIDPTLYFEEGKSYFISNGKGITISEIDIKTGKKLTEGKIVWNGTGGRYPESPHLYKKDGWYYLLISEGGTEYGHKMTIARSRSIYGPYDPNPSNPILTHINENAQSNPIQGTGHGDFVQAHDGSWWVVFLGFRPQSLLHHVLGRETFLAPLRWDVNAWPVINGNGTVDIDMNVPTLPLKPVRPPDYSTNFDENKLGVNWNYLRNPFMENYSLTEKKGSLRLKASQVSLDEHDSPTFVGRRQEHINFSATTLLSLNEAKEDDRAGMTAYYSPQAHYDIFLEKSKNGKYKVSLNYKMGVLNHVAQEVEIPGDRVYLQVKGDRDFYSFYYSVDGKEFKFLDKINVWYLSSETNGGFTGVLIGLYAQSKNKNTKAYGDFDEFIYKPAL from the coding sequence ATGAAAAGAATAATTACCCTTTTAATCATTGTTTTGGGTTGCTATCACAGCGCAGACGCCCAGGGATATAAAAACCCGGTGATTTCCGGTTTTCATCCCGACCCGAGTGTATGCAGGGTTGGCGACGATTATTATTTAGTTACCAGCAGTTTTGAATACTTTCCTGGGGTTCCGGTTTTTCACAGTAAAGACTTAATTAACTGGACAAAAATCGGCCATTGCCTTACCCGTCCTTCGCAGCTTAAATTAGCCAAATGCGCTCCTTCGGCAGGTATTTATGCCCCTACAATCCGTTATCACGAAGGGCGCTTTTATATGGTCACCACGAATGTATCCGGCGGCGGAAATTTTTATGTACATACAGATAATCCAGCGGGCGAGTGGTCTGAACCTGTTTTTGTAGAACAGGGTGGTATTGACCCTACTTTGTATTTTGAAGAGGGCAAAAGCTACTTTATATCAAACGGTAAAGGCATTACAATCAGTGAAATAGATATTAAAACGGGAAAAAAACTTACCGAAGGCAAAATTGTATGGAATGGTACAGGTGGGCGGTATCCGGAATCACCGCATCTTTATAAGAAAGATGGTTGGTACTATCTGCTTATTTCAGAAGGAGGTACCGAATATGGACATAAAATGACCATCGCCCGTAGCAGATCTATCTATGGACCTTATGATCCAAACCCTTCTAACCCTATTTTAACTCACATTAATGAAAATGCACAAAGTAATCCCATCCAGGGCACAGGACATGGCGATTTTGTTCAGGCACACGATGGTTCATGGTGGGTAGTATTTCTGGGCTTTCGCCCTCAAAGTTTACTGCATCATGTATTAGGGCGTGAAACTTTTTTAGCTCCTTTAAGATGGGATGTAAATGCCTGGCCAGTAATAAATGGTAATGGCACGGTAGATATCGATATGAATGTACCTACCTTGCCTTTAAAACCCGTTAGGCCACCGGATTATTCGACCAATTTTGATGAAAACAAATTAGGTGTTAATTGGAACTACCTGCGAAACCCATTTATGGAGAATTATTCTCTTACCGAGAAAAAAGGTTCATTGAGGTTAAAAGCAAGCCAGGTTTCTTTAGATGAGCATGATTCGCCCACTTTTGTTGGACGCCGGCAGGAGCATATTAATTTTTCGGCTACTACTTTACTTTCGTTAAATGAGGCAAAAGAAGATGACCGGGCCGGAATGACGGCTTACTATTCACCTCAGGCACATTATGATATTTTTTTAGAAAAATCGAAAAATGGCAAATATAAGGTGTCTTTAAATTATAAAATGGGCGTACTGAACCATGTTGCACAAGAAGTCGAAATCCCTGGCGATCGTGTTTATTTACAAGTAAAAGGAGATAGAGACTTTTACTCATTTTACTATTCTGTAGATGGTAAAGAATTTAAATTTTTAGATAAGATAAACGTATGGTACCTGAGTTCTGAAACGAATGGAGGTTTCACTGGCGTTTTAATTGGGTTATATGCCCAATCTAAAAATAAAAATACCAAAGCCTATGGCGATTTTGATGAATTTATATACAAACCAGCGCTTTAA
- a CDS encoding Beta-galactosidase C-terminal domain, whose product MVVNYSSTDYTFNLPKTAQLVIGTKTLSPAGVLVWTE is encoded by the coding sequence ATGGTTGTAAACTATTCTTCAACCGATTATACATTTAATCTTCCTAAAACTGCGCAGCTTGTTATCGGAACGAAAACCCTGAGCCCTGCTGGTGTACTGGTTTGGACCGAATAA
- a CDS encoding TIM-barrel domain-containing protein: MRRFSFFILLLLVTTKLLAVDTVETLQDGIKVHPKTGAAKTIEINVVNSQIIRVQASPENTIPQVTSLCVVPGLKPTVPFKVTKTTSFAQLSTKDITVKISLISGKISFTDKSGKVLLQEAKRTFSPLTVENDKGYTFQQVFSGTSGEAIYGLGQHQSDDFNYKHKSEDLFQYNTKVSVPFIISTKNYGILWDNYSQSKYGDPRDYKDLNQFSLFDKDGKEGALTATYTNKGSATIVRQESAIDYENLTTVKKFPVDFNFNNGSVVWEGSILSNNTDIYKFSLYYAGYTKVWLDGKLVVPERWRTSWNPNTFRFSFPLTKGKRTKIRLEWKPDGGVSYVGLKALSSSPIEKNGNISFWSEMGDKMDYYFVSGKNMDEVISGYRTLTGKASIMPKWAMGFWQSRERYKTQDELLNVVSEYRKRRIPLDNIVLDWSYWPENAWGSHQFDLKRFPDAKGMVDSVHKENTNIMISVWPKFYTTTAHFKQFNDKGWMYMQAVKDSIRDWIGSGYVGSFYDAYNPDAQKLFWKQMKDNLYVKGFDAWWMDASEPNIRDCTDMEYRKKLCGPTALGSSTKYFNAYALMNANAIYNGQREADNNKRVFLLTRSGFAGLQRYSTATWSGDIASRWEDLKAQIPAGLNFAMSGIPFWTMDIGGFCVEKRYGDSQLLFDKTGEENEDLKEWRELNLRWFQFGAFCPLFRSHGQFPYREIYNLAPEGHPVYKSLVYYDELRYRLMPYIYSLAGMAYHKDYTLMRSLAMDYTADQQTYGISDQFLFGSGLMVCPVYSYKARSREVYFPAGNRWYDFYSEKQIEGGQKLNIEAPLERIPLFVPAGTILPVGEVMQYSSEKKPDNIEIRVYKGKDGKFSLYEDEGNNYNYEKGAFSTIDFEYSNNKDILVINKRKGNFQGMLSNRTFRVVVIGKTNAAPKIVRYDGTKTIVRL; encoded by the coding sequence ATGAGACGATTCTCTTTTTTTATACTATTGTTGCTTGTTACAACAAAGCTACTTGCAGTAGATACTGTTGAAACACTACAGGATGGTATAAAGGTTCATCCAAAGACAGGAGCAGCTAAGACAATTGAAATAAATGTTGTGAACAGCCAGATTATACGGGTGCAGGCTTCACCCGAAAATACTATTCCCCAGGTTACCAGCCTGTGCGTGGTGCCAGGGCTTAAACCAACAGTTCCCTTCAAGGTAACAAAAACTACATCATTTGCACAACTGTCCACTAAAGATATTACTGTAAAAATTTCTCTGATTTCGGGTAAGATCTCTTTTACTGATAAGTCTGGAAAAGTATTGCTTCAAGAGGCTAAAAGAACCTTCAGCCCTTTAACCGTAGAAAACGATAAAGGCTATACTTTTCAGCAAGTTTTTTCGGGTACATCTGGCGAGGCAATTTATGGTCTTGGACAGCATCAGTCTGATGATTTTAATTATAAACATAAAAGCGAAGATCTTTTTCAGTACAATACCAAAGTTTCGGTGCCTTTCATAATATCGACAAAAAATTACGGCATCCTATGGGACAATTATTCGCAGAGTAAATACGGTGATCCCAGAGATTACAAAGACCTAAATCAGTTTAGCCTTTTCGATAAAGACGGCAAAGAAGGTGCACTGACGGCAACCTATACCAACAAAGGGAGCGCAACTATTGTTCGTCAGGAGTCAGCTATTGATTATGAAAATCTGACAACAGTAAAGAAATTTCCAGTAGATTTTAATTTTAATAACGGGTCTGTGGTTTGGGAAGGATCGATCCTTTCCAATAATACAGATATTTATAAATTCAGCCTTTATTATGCTGGCTATACCAAAGTATGGCTTGATGGAAAATTGGTGGTACCAGAGCGTTGGAGAACTTCCTGGAACCCGAACACTTTCAGGTTTTCTTTTCCGCTAACAAAGGGAAAACGCACCAAAATAAGATTGGAGTGGAAACCCGATGGAGGTGTTTCTTATGTTGGCCTTAAAGCACTTTCTTCCTCTCCGATAGAGAAAAATGGTAATATATCTTTTTGGTCAGAAATGGGCGATAAGATGGACTATTATTTCGTATCTGGTAAAAACATGGATGAGGTAATAAGTGGTTATCGAACGCTGACAGGCAAGGCGAGCATTATGCCAAAATGGGCCATGGGCTTTTGGCAAAGCCGTGAGCGTTATAAAACTCAGGATGAGCTATTAAATGTGGTAAGTGAATACCGGAAGCGTAGGATTCCGCTTGATAATATTGTACTGGATTGGAGTTATTGGCCCGAAAACGCTTGGGGAAGCCATCAATTTGACCTGAAAAGGTTTCCAGATGCCAAAGGAATGGTAGATTCGGTACATAAAGAAAATACGAATATCATGATATCGGTATGGCCTAAATTCTATACCACAACAGCACATTTTAAACAGTTTAATGATAAAGGATGGATGTACATGCAGGCCGTGAAAGATAGCATACGTGATTGGATTGGCTCTGGATATGTAGGATCTTTTTATGATGCCTATAACCCCGATGCACAAAAACTCTTTTGGAAACAGATGAAAGACAACCTATACGTAAAGGGTTTCGATGCCTGGTGGATGGATGCTTCTGAACCCAACATTCGCGATTGTACCGATATGGAATACCGCAAAAAACTGTGTGGCCCTACTGCACTGGGCTCTTCCACAAAATACTTTAACGCCTATGCCCTGATGAATGCCAATGCTATTTATAACGGGCAGCGTGAAGCAGATAATAACAAGCGGGTATTTCTGTTAACTCGATCTGGTTTTGCCGGTTTACAAAGGTATTCTACCGCTACGTGGAGTGGCGATATTGCATCAAGGTGGGAAGACCTTAAAGCACAGATCCCTGCAGGATTAAATTTTGCTATGTCTGGTATTCCCTTCTGGACGATGGACATTGGTGGCTTTTGCGTAGAAAAAAGGTATGGTGATAGCCAGCTTCTTTTTGATAAAACAGGAGAAGAGAACGAAGACCTTAAAGAATGGCGCGAACTGAACCTGCGTTGGTTTCAGTTTGGAGCATTCTGCCCGCTATTCCGCAGTCATGGCCAGTTCCCTTACCGCGAAATTTACAACCTGGCCCCAGAAGGTCATCCGGTTTACAAAAGTTTGGTTTATTACGATGAACTACGCTACCGCCTGATGCCTTACATTTATTCGCTGGCAGGAATGGCCTACCATAAAGATTATACTTTAATGCGATCGCTTGCAATGGATTATACTGCTGATCAGCAGACCTATGGCATAAGTGACCAATTTCTTTTTGGTTCCGGGCTAATGGTTTGTCCCGTTTATAGCTACAAAGCGCGTAGCCGCGAAGTTTATTTCCCTGCAGGAAACCGTTGGTATGATTTCTACAGCGAAAAACAGATTGAAGGTGGGCAGAAGCTGAATATTGAAGCCCCACTTGAACGCATCCCGTTATTTGTTCCTGCTGGTACTATTTTGCCTGTTGGAGAGGTAATGCAGTATAGCTCGGAAAAGAAACCTGATAACATTGAGATTCGCGTTTATAAAGGCAAGGATGGAAAGTTTAGTTTATACGAAGATGAAGGCAATAACTATAATTACGAAAAAGGTGCTTTTTCTACCATCGATTTCGAATATTCAAACAATAAAGACATCCTTGTAATCAATAAACGCAAAGGTAATTTCCAAGGCATGTTAAGCAACAGGACTTTCCGAGTAGTTGTTATTGGCAAAACAAATGCAGCGCCTAAGATCGTTCGCTATGATGGTACCAAAACAATAGTAAGGCTTTAA
- a CDS encoding hybrid sensor histidine kinase/response regulator transcription factor, producing MVYLNTASGELHYFGKKQDHTGLSSKNVSRVIEGDDGNIWIGTDHGGINILDKKTNRLTYILNKENDLRSLSDNSISALYKDNNNIIWIGTFKKGICFYHNSVYKFPANRYLAGKSTIKKDINCFAEDNNGNLWIGTNGEGLLRLNKTTGEITTYRNNPENNNSLSSDIVVNLEIDYEGVLWIGTYLGGLDAFDGKSFRHFKPGHDPASLSDNRIYALLEDSYNRLWVGTLNGGLDLLDRKTGTFKHFNPNIKNTLNSFVVSCLYEDRNKNIWIGTTGGVNIFDHKSATFKYLKNNPADSNSLIQNDVNSILQDARGWMWIGTKEGISIYDPVKGTFKNLNEAVGLPEDMVFELLEDEHHHIWYSSRKGLFKISVSHNGKNYHFRYSKYNQLDGLESTQFNINAAGKTKAGELIFGGPSGFNIFRASEIKNSSVSAALVMTDLEVFYHKVRVGERINGHVVLPETITSLSNLNLTYKENIFSIQFALLNYLNPDKITYKYNLEGFDKRWLTVSSELRKATFTNLDPGNYTLHVRAFNENDAVPIAESHLNITVSPPFWRTTWAYVLYLAVIGFALLYIRRRGINKLRREFALAQERAEARQLREQDRKEAERLRELDLLKIKFLTNLSHEFRTPISLILAPVDKLLIAAKENERYGQLAMIKRNARRLLNLVNQLLDFRKMEEQELRLNNTEGEVVSFIKDATDSFYDLAERKQIKLTFASPIESLYAYFDQDKVERIVFNLLSNAFKFTPAGGKVEVMLHKRLNKTEDGKILLELKIQDSGIGIPAEKQAQIFDRFFQHETSASILNQGSGIGLSITKEFVKMQGGEITVESEPGQGTCFTLQLLLSPVVEEQSVHSNAEDLSLQYDTDEKEKTEKEPADKRVLTKNTPVILLVEDNEDFRFYLKDNLSTYYKIVEASNGREGWQKALALHPHLIVSDISMPEMSGTELCAKLKSDERTKHIPIILLTALTAEEEQLKGLETGANDYMTKPFNFEILHSKIKNLLTLHQTFKKTYSRQVSMSSPEMEIESEDVKFLNTALLYIEENLHNSQLSVEDLSSHMAMSRVSLYKKCLRVTGKTPVDYIRSVKLEKAAILLEKSTKTISEICYMVGFSTPNYFAKAFKAKYNVLPSEYIAEKRNLS from the coding sequence CTGGTTTATCTTAATACAGCAAGCGGGGAGCTTCATTATTTTGGGAAAAAGCAAGACCATACAGGTTTAAGCTCGAAAAATGTAAGCCGTGTAATTGAAGGAGACGATGGAAATATCTGGATTGGTACCGATCATGGTGGAATTAATATCCTGGATAAAAAGACCAACCGGTTAACCTATATTTTAAATAAAGAGAACGATCTACGGAGCTTAAGCGATAACAGTATTTCTGCATTGTACAAGGATAACAATAATATTATATGGATTGGCACCTTTAAAAAAGGAATCTGTTTTTACCATAACAGCGTTTATAAGTTTCCCGCCAATCGTTATCTGGCCGGGAAAAGTACAATAAAGAAAGATATTAATTGTTTTGCAGAAGATAACAATGGCAATTTATGGATTGGTACCAATGGGGAGGGCTTATTGCGTTTAAACAAAACAACTGGCGAAATTACAACATACCGCAATAACCCTGAAAATAACAACTCTTTAAGTAGTGATATTGTAGTGAATCTTGAAATAGACTATGAAGGTGTATTATGGATTGGTACTTATTTGGGGGGGCTTGATGCTTTTGATGGGAAATCTTTCAGGCATTTTAAGCCTGGCCACGACCCTGCAAGTTTGTCTGATAATCGCATTTATGCCTTGTTGGAAGATTCATACAATAGGCTTTGGGTAGGTACTTTAAATGGCGGACTCGATTTGTTGGATCGCAAGACCGGAACATTTAAACATTTTAATCCGAATATTAAAAATACACTGAATTCTTTTGTTGTTTCTTGTTTATACGAAGACAGGAATAAAAATATCTGGATTGGCACCACAGGGGGTGTTAATATTTTTGATCACAAAAGCGCTACCTTCAAATACCTGAAAAACAATCCTGCAGATAGCAACAGTTTGATTCAGAATGATGTAAACTCCATTTTGCAGGATGCACGTGGATGGATGTGGATCGGTACAAAAGAAGGAATCAGTATATACGATCCGGTTAAGGGTACATTTAAAAACCTGAATGAAGCTGTAGGGCTGCCTGAAGATATGGTATTCGAACTCTTGGAGGATGAGCATCACCACATCTGGTATAGCTCACGAAAAGGTCTTTTCAAGATTTCGGTAAGCCATAACGGAAAAAATTACCATTTCAGATATAGTAAATACAACCAGTTAGATGGGCTTGAAAGTACCCAGTTTAACATCAATGCTGCGGGTAAAACCAAAGCGGGTGAACTGATTTTTGGAGGACCAAGCGGATTTAATATATTCAGGGCCAGCGAAATCAAAAACAGCAGTGTCTCTGCTGCCTTGGTGATGACCGACCTCGAAGTGTTTTATCATAAAGTTCGTGTAGGTGAGCGGATAAACGGACATGTTGTTTTACCCGAAACGATAACCTCGCTCAGCAATTTAAATCTCACCTACAAGGAAAATATCTTTTCAATCCAATTCGCGTTGCTCAATTATTTAAATCCGGATAAGATCACCTATAAATATAATCTCGAAGGTTTTGATAAACGCTGGCTTACCGTTTCATCCGAACTGCGTAAGGCTACCTTTACCAACCTCGACCCGGGAAATTATACCCTTCATGTGAGGGCTTTTAACGAAAACGATGCTGTTCCCATAGCAGAGTCGCACCTAAATATTACTGTTTCACCTCCTTTTTGGAGAACTACCTGGGCATATGTCCTGTACCTTGCAGTGATAGGATTTGCGCTACTGTATATACGCAGGAGGGGCATTAATAAACTTAGGCGGGAATTTGCTTTGGCACAGGAAAGGGCAGAAGCACGGCAGTTGCGGGAGCAAGACCGTAAAGAAGCAGAAAGATTGCGGGAACTTGATTTATTAAAGATCAAATTTTTAACCAATCTAAGTCATGAATTCAGGACACCAATTTCCTTAATTCTTGCCCCGGTTGATAAACTATTAATTGCCGCGAAAGAAAACGAGCGTTACGGGCAATTGGCGATGATTAAAAGAAACGCAAGGCGTTTATTAAACCTGGTAAATCAGTTGCTCGATTTCCGTAAAATGGAGGAACAAGAACTGCGCCTAAACAATACCGAGGGCGAAGTGGTGTCTTTTATTAAGGATGCCACAGATTCTTTTTATGATCTGGCAGAACGTAAGCAGATAAAACTGACTTTTGCCAGTCCAATCGAAAGCCTATATGCTTATTTCGATCAGGATAAAGTAGAACGTATAGTATTTAATTTGCTTTCCAATGCATTTAAGTTTACTCCGGCCGGCGGAAAAGTAGAGGTTATGCTGCATAAGCGGTTAAATAAAACGGAAGATGGTAAAATTCTACTGGAATTAAAGATACAGGATTCTGGAATAGGTATTCCGGCAGAAAAACAAGCACAAATTTTTGATCGCTTTTTTCAACATGAAACCTCTGCATCCATTCTTAACCAGGGGTCTGGAATTGGCCTTTCCATTACCAAAGAATTTGTGAAAATGCAGGGCGGTGAAATAACTGTAGAAAGTGAACCTGGTCAGGGTACCTGTTTTACGTTACAGCTCCTGTTATCGCCTGTCGTAGAAGAACAGTCGGTTCACAGCAATGCTGAAGATTTATCCCTTCAATATGATACGGATGAAAAGGAAAAAACGGAGAAAGAGCCTGCAGATAAACGTGTGCTAACAAAAAATACCCCGGTGATTTTGTTGGTAGAAGATAATGAAGATTTTAGATTCTACCTTAAAGATAATCTGAGTACCTATTACAAAATAGTAGAGGCCTCAAATGGAAGGGAAGGCTGGCAAAAAGCATTGGCATTGCATCCGCATTTGATTGTTTCGGATATCAGTATGCCAGAAATGAGCGGTACAGAACTTTGTGCGAAATTAAAATCAGACGAGCGGACAAAACACATCCCGATTATCCTGTTAACGGCTTTAACAGCTGAAGAAGAACAATTGAAAGGATTGGAAACTGGGGCAAACGATTATATGACCAAGCCCTTCAATTTCGAAATTCTGCACTCAAAGATCAAGAATCTCCTTACGCTGCATCAAACCTTTAAAAAAACCTATTCCAGACAGGTTAGCATGTCGTCGCCAGAAATGGAAATCGAATCAGAGGATGTAAAATTCCTAAATACTGCATTGTTATACATTGAAGAGAACCTCCATAATTCCCAGTTATCTGTTGAAGATCTGAGTAGCCATATGGCGATGAGCAGGGTTTCGCTCTACAAAAAATGCCTGAGGGTTACCGGTAAAACCCCTGTTGACTATATCAGATCCGTTAAACTCGAAAAGGCGGCAATTCTACTGGAAAAAAGTACTAAAACCATATCCGAAATATGTTACATGGTTGGTTTTAGTACGCCAAATTATTTTGCAAAAGCATTTAAGGCAAAATACAATGTACTCCCTTCAGAATATATAGCAGAAAAAAGGAATTTGAGCTAA